Part of the Deferribacterota bacterium genome is shown below.
TGACAACATCTTGAGTAAACAGTCCAACTATTATATAAAACCTATTTACACTATTGCCTTTTTTAATTAATCCAATAAAATCTAGATATTCCCTTCTTTTTATTTTAGATTTATGCCGGTATTTATTTATATATATTGGTTGATCATCTATTTTATTTATTTTATCATCTTTAACTAGCTTTAAGAGATATTTAACATCTAAAGAGAGTTCATCCACCTCAAAAATACCAAAATTTCTAACCTCTATGCTGCCCTTAATCTCCTCGATTTCTTTTATTCCCATAAAAATGAAATTATCGTGTAATAACCACTCAAGAAAACGATTGACTTTATCTGTTAAGAAGTCATTAATATGCTTATAATGAGTAATTCTTTTAGTCATCTTATTAAAGGCGTTTGTTACAAAATTCAATTCATTATATATTAGTCTAAGCTCATTTTCAGTGGATTTTAAAAAAGAACTAGTTATATTTTCTAGAAATAAAAATAAAACGGATTCATTTACACTATCTTTATCTTTTTCATCTATCTTTTTTATATTGCCAGATTCGTCCCTACTTACATTTATTATTGGATGAACTATATAGAATCTATCAAATTTTATTTCAAAGAAATATTCACGCACACTATCTACTATAAATGGTTTATCATTAGTTATTGAAACAACAAGTGAGTGATTAGGTGGCAAAAAATTAAGATTTTTTTCATTGTAGCCTTTTATGTAATGTATATCTAATGCTCTGTTCTCAAAGGATTTATAGGCAAATAAAGAAAATTCTAAAAGATTTTTATCACCTAGCAGATCTATTAAATATAAAGGCATATTATTTAAGAGTATATCTATAAATAACTTAGCATTTTCATCTTTTAATTGTGTCTTAATATAATTTATCTTTTCTTTTTTTTGTTTTTCTCTGATTATTAATTCTTTTTCAGTTAATACATCTATGTTAAACATTATTTAACCTCTTAAAAATAAAATTTTATAGTGCTTATATTATATTGGTTTAGTTTAAATAGGCAATAAACTACCTTTTAGTCCTTATCAAAACCTAGCTCAAATTAAACACTACCATCCTAATATTGGTCATCTCATCAATTGCATATTTTACACCTTCTCTGCCTAAACCGCTTTTCTTATTTCCACCATAGGGCATATGGTCTACTCTATACATTGATGAATCATTTATCATTACACCACCAACATCTATATTATCAATTGCATAGAAGGCTTTTTCTAAATCCTTTGTAAATACACCAGCTTGAAGCCCGTAATCTGTATTATTTGCTTGTTCAACTGCCTCATTGAAATTGCTATACTTAAA
Proteins encoded:
- a CDS encoding NAD-glutamate dehydrogenase is translated as MFNIDVLTEKELIIREKQKKEKINYIKTQLKDENAKLFIDILLNNMPLYLIDLLGDKNLLEFSLFAYKSFENRALDIHYIKGYNEKNLNFLPPNHSLVVSITNDKPFIVDSVREYFFEIKFDRFYIVHPIINVSRDESGNIKKIDEKDKDSVNESVLFLFLENITSSFLKSTENELRLIYNELNFVTNAFNKMTKRITHYKHINDFLTDKVNRFLEWLLHDNFIFMGIKEIEEIKGSIEVRNFGIFEVDELSLDVKYLLKLVKDDKINKIDDQPIYINKYRHKSKIKRREYLDFIGLIKKGNSVNRFYIIVGLFTQDVV